The Microbacterium sp. LWO12-1.2 genome includes a window with the following:
- a CDS encoding FAD-dependent oxidoreductase — MRTDAVDVAVVGGGVMGLATAWELTRRGHRPVVLERFARGHREGASHGATRNFNNAYDQDHYLDLLMRARAGWDALGDVDGAPLLRLHGLVTHGDVDIMAVHQSLAARGIPAELISAADATRRWPGMRFDGDVLWSADAGVVRAADALRELERRILAAGGEVRWSTPVAHIGETPDGAVLELGDGTRLQADTVVVTAGAWTGKLLSRIGLPALTVTEETPAHFVPRTDHAWPSFNHYTDPAVYPATVYGMPTPGEGVKVGFHLVGDEVDPDARPHLPTHQETLAAYVREWMPGLDPAGAVPLSCTYTSTADGTFVLDRRGHVVVGAGFSGHGFKFATGIGAVLADLALDPSARAAEPFRLTP, encoded by the coding sequence ATGAGGACGGATGCTGTGGACGTCGCCGTGGTCGGCGGCGGTGTGATGGGTCTCGCGACGGCATGGGAGCTGACCCGGCGCGGGCATCGGCCCGTGGTGCTGGAGCGCTTCGCGCGCGGCCACCGCGAAGGGGCATCGCACGGGGCGACCCGCAACTTCAACAACGCCTACGACCAGGACCACTACCTCGATCTTCTGATGCGCGCACGGGCCGGATGGGATGCGCTCGGCGATGTCGATGGGGCACCGCTGCTGCGGCTGCACGGGCTCGTCACGCACGGAGATGTCGACATCATGGCGGTGCATCAGAGCCTCGCCGCCCGGGGCATCCCCGCCGAGCTGATCTCCGCCGCCGACGCGACAAGGCGCTGGCCGGGGATGCGCTTCGACGGTGACGTGCTGTGGTCCGCTGACGCCGGCGTGGTGCGGGCGGCGGATGCCCTGCGCGAGCTGGAGCGGCGGATCCTCGCCGCCGGGGGCGAGGTGCGGTGGAGCACTCCCGTCGCCCACATCGGCGAGACGCCGGACGGCGCTGTGCTCGAACTCGGGGACGGCACGCGTCTCCAGGCCGACACGGTGGTCGTGACGGCCGGCGCCTGGACGGGAAAGCTCCTGTCGCGGATCGGTCTGCCCGCGCTCACGGTCACGGAAGAGACCCCCGCACACTTCGTGCCGCGCACCGATCACGCCTGGCCATCGTTCAACCACTACACAGACCCGGCCGTCTACCCGGCGACCGTGTACGGGATGCCGACGCCCGGCGAGGGGGTGAAGGTCGGTTTCCACCTGGTCGGCGACGAGGTCGACCCGGACGCGCGCCCGCACCTCCCGACGCACCAGGAGACGCTCGCCGCCTACGTGCGCGAGTGGATGCCGGGCCTGGACCCCGCCGGCGCGGTACCCCTCAGCTGCACGTACACCTCGACCGCCGACGGGACCTTCGTACTCGATCGCCGGGGCCACGTCGTGGTCGGCGCCGGGTTCTCGGGGCACGGGTTCAAGTTCGCCACCGGAATCGGCGCCGTGCTGGCTGACCTCGCACTCGACCCCTCCGCCCGCGCCGCCGAGCCTTTCCGCCTCACTCCCTGA
- a CDS encoding ABC-F family ATP-binding cassette domain-containing protein — protein MGYIDVSGISLTLPDGRPLLDEATFRVGQGSTSALIGPNGAGKTTLLRIIRGDQAADDGVVTIDGGLGVMDQFVGHGEPGQTVHELLVRVAPRRIRAAAEALEAAENALIERDEHDTQMSYASAIAEYADAGGYEHETVWDQCTVAALGVPFERARYRELTTLSGGEQKRLALEALLRGPDQVLLLDEPDNYLDVPAKRWLEEQLRQTAKTVLLVSHDRELLARAADRLITLEPGGAGATAWVHGGGFGTYHQARSDRMDRLDELRRRWDEQHEKLLILVANLKVKASANDGFASRYQAAQTRLRKFEEAGPPEERPPAQDFDMRLRGARTGKRAVVAHQLELSGLMKPFDAEVWYGDRVAVLGSNGSGKSHFLRLLARGGTDPDPSLGHVTSTGEQLSEVAHTGRAVLGARVVPGLFAQTHTHPEFVGRTLLEILHRGDDRRAGMPRDAASSALDRYGLVRQAQQTFESLSGGQQARFQVLLLELSGATLLLLDEPTDNLDIESAEALEQALERFEGTVLAVTHDRWFARSFDRFLVFGSDGTVYESTEPVWDERRVTRSR, from the coding sequence GTGGGCTACATCGATGTCTCAGGAATCTCACTCACGCTGCCCGACGGTAGACCACTTCTCGACGAGGCGACCTTCCGCGTCGGTCAGGGCTCGACCAGCGCTCTGATCGGGCCGAACGGCGCGGGCAAGACCACGCTGCTGCGCATCATCCGCGGGGATCAGGCCGCCGACGACGGCGTCGTCACGATCGACGGCGGACTCGGTGTCATGGATCAGTTCGTCGGCCACGGCGAGCCGGGGCAGACCGTGCACGAGCTCCTCGTCCGCGTCGCCCCTCGGCGCATCCGAGCGGCGGCCGAAGCGCTCGAGGCGGCCGAGAACGCCTTGATCGAGCGCGATGAGCACGACACCCAGATGTCCTACGCGTCGGCCATCGCGGAGTATGCGGATGCCGGGGGCTACGAGCACGAGACCGTGTGGGATCAGTGCACGGTGGCCGCCCTCGGCGTGCCGTTCGAGCGAGCGCGCTACCGCGAGTTGACCACGCTCTCGGGCGGCGAGCAGAAGCGGCTGGCGCTCGAGGCGCTGCTGCGGGGTCCGGATCAGGTGCTGCTGCTCGACGAGCCCGACAACTACCTCGATGTGCCGGCGAAGCGCTGGCTCGAGGAGCAGCTGCGGCAGACCGCCAAGACCGTGCTCCTGGTCTCGCACGACCGCGAGCTGCTGGCCCGCGCGGCGGATCGGCTCATCACCCTCGAGCCCGGCGGCGCCGGTGCCACCGCGTGGGTGCACGGCGGCGGCTTCGGGACGTACCACCAGGCACGGAGCGACCGGATGGACCGGCTCGACGAACTGCGCCGACGCTGGGACGAGCAGCACGAGAAGCTGCTGATCCTGGTCGCGAACCTCAAGGTCAAGGCATCCGCGAACGACGGCTTCGCCTCGCGCTACCAGGCGGCTCAGACGCGGCTGCGGAAGTTCGAGGAAGCGGGCCCGCCCGAAGAACGTCCACCGGCGCAGGACTTCGACATGCGCCTGCGCGGAGCGCGCACGGGCAAGCGCGCGGTGGTAGCGCATCAGCTGGAGTTGAGCGGCCTCATGAAGCCGTTCGACGCCGAGGTCTGGTACGGCGATCGCGTGGCGGTGCTCGGCTCGAACGGCTCGGGCAAGTCGCACTTCCTGCGGCTGCTCGCCCGTGGCGGCACCGACCCGGATCCCTCGCTCGGGCATGTGACGTCGACGGGGGAGCAGCTGAGCGAGGTCGCGCACACCGGGCGCGCGGTGCTCGGCGCGCGTGTGGTGCCGGGACTGTTCGCCCAGACGCATACGCATCCGGAGTTCGTGGGTCGCACACTGTTGGAGATCCTGCACCGCGGCGACGACCGCCGTGCTGGGATGCCCCGCGACGCCGCGAGCTCCGCTCTCGACCGGTACGGACTCGTGCGCCAGGCGCAGCAGACGTTCGAGTCGTTGTCGGGCGGTCAGCAGGCCCGGTTCCAGGTGCTGCTGCTCGAGCTCTCCGGCGCCACGTTGCTCCTGCTCGACGAGCCGACGGACAACCTCGATATCGAGTCGGCTGAAGCGCTCGAACAGGCGCTGGAGCGCTTCGAGGGCACGGTGCTCGCGGTCACGCACGACCGGTGGTTCGCGCGCTCCTTCGACCGGTTCCTGGTGTTCGGTTCTGACGGGACGGTCTACGAGTCCACCGAACCGGTCTGGGACGAGCGCCGCGTCACGCGGTCGCGCTGA
- a CDS encoding PAS domain-containing sensor histidine kinase has translation MNAATPLDRAENRWYRLFDNPSPLLKQAPTAIAIAVAAIVAWLNPDLAFTQGLAALGGISLVLIATLHAAVLSALRVYDGWVVLIIPMVDILGVGMFRAGTGGAGSLFSSLVLLPVVWLAAAPGIRYVFVVAGFTAVALLMPYFTSPPDTTVEWLRGVIAPLVFAAMAAVINELSRQQRIRAEQAERLVADRTAALSDNVAMLVQLREKELQNQALVDSYEGLWSSITAQAVIGTDRAGRITAWNPGAERLLGITYAEAVQAVRVDRFFPDSVLTVLAQDCPGGADPRESPELAQGVKALFARVDAEQMFDGDLSVTTAGGTTVPARVTITPHNDADGAQQGYLFVVTDESRAVEVARMKDEFVGMISHELRTPLSAIIGFLDLLQNDPGQPLTDEQEEFVGIIERNAQRLLNLVGDLLFSAQVESGRFPLDRADTDVAELVRSAVVSAGPHALREGIALTADVPIGPVRALVDPGRIGQALDNLLSNAIKFTSTGGSVTARLVLVDGGVQISVRDTGVGIPKDEQGMLFTRFFRASTATQNAVPGVGLGLTITRAIVIAHGGAMDVESEEGVGTEFRFTLPAAPRTEVLTTLSIPK, from the coding sequence GTGAACGCTGCGACACCTCTGGACCGCGCCGAGAACCGCTGGTACCGGCTCTTCGACAACCCGAGTCCGCTGCTGAAGCAGGCGCCGACGGCGATCGCGATCGCCGTCGCCGCGATCGTGGCCTGGCTCAATCCCGACCTCGCCTTCACCCAGGGATTGGCGGCGCTCGGGGGAATATCGCTCGTCCTCATCGCGACGCTGCACGCCGCTGTCCTGAGCGCGCTGCGCGTGTACGACGGCTGGGTCGTGCTGATCATCCCGATGGTCGACATCCTCGGGGTCGGGATGTTCCGCGCGGGCACGGGCGGGGCGGGATCGCTGTTCTCGTCGCTGGTGCTGCTCCCGGTGGTGTGGCTGGCGGCCGCGCCGGGAATCCGCTATGTCTTCGTCGTGGCCGGATTCACCGCCGTCGCACTCCTGATGCCGTACTTCACCAGCCCACCCGACACGACCGTCGAATGGCTGCGCGGCGTGATCGCCCCTCTCGTCTTCGCCGCGATGGCCGCGGTGATCAACGAGCTCTCGCGTCAGCAGCGCATCCGCGCCGAGCAGGCAGAGCGACTCGTGGCGGATCGGACGGCGGCGCTGAGCGACAACGTCGCGATGCTGGTGCAGCTGCGCGAGAAAGAGCTGCAGAATCAGGCCCTCGTCGACTCCTATGAGGGCCTGTGGTCATCGATCACCGCGCAGGCGGTGATCGGAACCGATCGCGCGGGGAGGATCACGGCGTGGAACCCGGGCGCGGAGCGGCTGCTCGGCATCACCTACGCCGAGGCCGTGCAAGCCGTGCGCGTCGACCGCTTCTTCCCGGATTCCGTGCTCACGGTGCTGGCTCAGGACTGCCCGGGGGGCGCGGACCCGCGGGAGTCCCCCGAGCTCGCCCAGGGGGTGAAGGCGCTGTTCGCTCGCGTCGATGCCGAGCAGATGTTCGACGGCGATCTCTCTGTCACCACGGCCGGGGGGACGACGGTTCCCGCCCGCGTGACCATCACCCCGCACAATGATGCCGACGGGGCGCAGCAGGGGTACCTGTTCGTCGTGACGGACGAGAGCAGGGCCGTCGAGGTCGCACGTATGAAGGACGAGTTCGTCGGGATGATCTCCCATGAGCTGCGCACACCGTTGAGCGCGATCATCGGGTTCCTCGACCTGCTGCAGAACGATCCAGGGCAGCCCCTCACCGATGAGCAGGAGGAGTTCGTCGGCATCATCGAGCGCAACGCGCAGCGCCTGCTCAATCTCGTCGGCGACCTGCTCTTCAGCGCGCAGGTCGAGTCTGGTCGGTTCCCACTCGACCGCGCCGATACCGACGTCGCCGAGCTCGTGCGCTCCGCCGTCGTCTCCGCGGGGCCGCACGCCCTGCGCGAGGGTATCGCCCTCACGGCCGATGTACCGATCGGGCCGGTGCGAGCGCTCGTCGATCCAGGGAGGATCGGTCAGGCGCTCGACAACCTGCTCTCCAACGCGATCAAGTTCACCTCGACCGGCGGCAGCGTGACGGCACGTCTCGTTCTGGTCGACGGAGGTGTGCAGATCTCGGTGCGCGACACCGGCGTCGGCATTCCCAAGGACGAGCAGGGGATGCTGTTCACCCGCTTCTTCCGCGCGTCGACGGCCACGCAGAACGCCGTGCCAGGGGTAGGACTGGGACTCACGATCACCCGAGCGATCGTGATCGCACACGGGGGAGCGATGGATGTGGAGAGCGAGGAGGGAGTCGGGACGGAGTTCCGGTTCACGCTCCCGGCGGCCCCGCGCACCGAGGTGCTGACCACGCTCAGCATCCCGAAGTGA
- a CDS encoding response regulator encodes MTGRPLALVVEDSPDQTALLRRYLDREGFDIFAAADAEAAIAAFSDIVPVVAVLDLVLPGMSGQECAALVRERFPDCFLVISSVLDATDYPPADAALPKPIIGADLHEILQRVQR; translated from the coding sequence GTGACCGGGCGGCCTCTCGCCCTCGTCGTCGAGGACAGTCCAGATCAGACAGCGCTGTTGCGCCGCTACCTCGACCGCGAGGGCTTCGACATCTTCGCCGCGGCCGATGCCGAGGCGGCGATCGCCGCGTTCTCCGACATCGTTCCGGTCGTTGCCGTGCTCGATCTCGTCCTGCCGGGGATGTCCGGGCAGGAGTGCGCAGCGCTGGTGCGGGAGCGCTTCCCCGACTGCTTCCTCGTGATCAGCTCCGTCCTCGACGCCACGGACTACCCGCCCGCGGATGCGGCGTTGCCCAAACCGATCATCGGAGCCGACCTGCACGAGATCCTGCAGCGGGTGCAGCGGTGA
- a CDS encoding SURF1 family protein translates to MLRSRWIGMLLLCLVVAGVFAWLGQWQLERAIETDPPPAGVTEQVQPLTDVLEPGEYLPEPLVGQRVETAGTWVADDFLVVSHRFNDGVEGYWVTGQLRVAERTSIAVAIGWAPDRAAADAAAAALNDEADGAEVSISGRIISDEGPGVPPQAEPERMDRMSTAALLSRWHVIEELDVYRPYLASSTALAGLDDIDSPAPEELSPVNWLNIFYAAEWAIFAGFAFYLWYRLAKDAWEREVEEFDDAQAASA, encoded by the coding sequence ATGCTGCGCAGCCGCTGGATCGGGATGCTGCTGCTGTGCCTGGTGGTGGCTGGCGTCTTCGCGTGGCTGGGACAGTGGCAGCTCGAGCGGGCGATCGAGACCGATCCTCCGCCGGCCGGCGTGACCGAGCAGGTGCAGCCGCTCACCGATGTGCTCGAACCGGGGGAGTACCTGCCGGAGCCGTTGGTCGGACAGCGCGTCGAGACCGCGGGCACGTGGGTCGCGGATGACTTCCTCGTGGTGTCGCATCGGTTCAACGACGGCGTCGAAGGCTACTGGGTCACCGGTCAGCTGCGGGTCGCTGAGCGCACGTCGATCGCCGTCGCCATCGGCTGGGCACCCGACCGCGCCGCGGCGGATGCGGCCGCCGCCGCACTGAACGACGAGGCCGACGGCGCAGAGGTGAGCATCAGCGGTCGCATCATCTCGGATGAAGGCCCGGGAGTCCCCCCGCAGGCGGAGCCCGAGCGCATGGACCGGATGTCGACCGCGGCGCTCCTCAGCCGGTGGCACGTCATCGAGGAGCTCGACGTCTACCGGCCGTACCTCGCCTCGTCGACCGCGCTCGCGGGTCTCGACGACATCGACTCTCCCGCCCCCGAGGAGCTGTCGCCGGTCAACTGGCTGAACATCTTCTACGCCGCCGAGTGGGCGATCTTCGCCGGCTTCGCGTTCTATCTCTGGTATCGCCTCGCCAAGGACGCCTGGGAGCGCGAGGTCGAGGAGTTCGACGACGCTCAGGCGGCATCCGCCTGA
- a CDS encoding GuaB3 family IMP dehydrogenase-related protein, with product MEIELGRGKRARRAYTFDDIAVVPSRRTRNPEDVSTAWTIDAFGFGIPVLGAPMDSVVSPQTAIMLGQLGGLGVLDLEGLWTRYENPEPLLAEIAGLDDAQATVRMQELYSEPIKPELITRRLAEIREAGVTVAGSLTPQRTQEYYDTVAAAGVDLFVIRGTTVSAEHVSSVAEPLNLKKFIYDLDVPVIVGGAATYTAALHLMRTGAAGVLVGFGGGAASTTRATLGIHAPMATAVSDVAAARRDYLDESGGRYVHVIADGGVGTSGDIVKALAMGADAVMLGVALARATDAPGRGFHWGPEAHHPKLPRGHRVHVGGIGTLEEILYGPAPVADGTANLIGALRKSMATTGYSDLKEFQRVEVVLAPYEA from the coding sequence ATGGAGATCGAGCTCGGCCGAGGAAAGCGCGCACGTCGTGCGTACACGTTCGACGACATCGCGGTGGTGCCTTCACGGCGCACCCGCAACCCGGAGGACGTGTCGACCGCATGGACGATCGACGCCTTCGGCTTCGGCATCCCCGTGCTGGGCGCGCCGATGGACTCCGTCGTGAGCCCGCAGACGGCGATCATGCTGGGGCAGCTCGGCGGTCTCGGCGTCCTCGACCTCGAGGGACTGTGGACGCGCTACGAGAACCCGGAGCCGCTGCTGGCGGAGATCGCGGGACTCGACGACGCGCAGGCGACCGTGCGCATGCAGGAGCTGTACTCGGAGCCGATCAAGCCCGAGCTCATCACGCGTCGTCTCGCCGAGATCCGTGAGGCCGGCGTCACGGTTGCCGGCTCGCTCACGCCGCAGCGCACGCAGGAGTACTACGACACCGTCGCCGCCGCGGGGGTCGACCTGTTCGTCATCCGCGGCACCACGGTGTCGGCCGAGCACGTGTCCAGCGTCGCCGAGCCCCTCAACCTGAAGAAGTTCATCTACGACCTCGACGTGCCCGTCATCGTGGGCGGAGCGGCGACCTACACCGCAGCCCTGCACCTGATGCGCACGGGAGCGGCCGGCGTGCTCGTCGGCTTCGGCGGTGGCGCGGCGTCGACCACGCGCGCGACCCTCGGCATCCACGCACCGATGGCCACGGCCGTCTCCGACGTCGCCGCCGCGCGCCGCGACTACCTCGACGAGTCCGGCGGACGCTACGTGCACGTGATCGCCGACGGCGGTGTCGGCACATCCGGCGACATCGTCAAGGCGCTCGCCATGGGCGCGGACGCCGTCATGCTCGGCGTCGCGCTCGCCCGCGCCACGGACGCTCCCGGCCGCGGCTTCCACTGGGGCCCCGAGGCGCACCACCCCAAGCTGCCCCGCGGCCACCGCGTGCACGTCGGCGGCATCGGCACGCTCGAAGAGATCCTCTACGGTCCCGCGCCCGTCGCGGACGGCACGGCGAACCTGATCGGCGCGTTGCGCAAGTCCATGGCGACCACCGGCTACTCCGACCTCAAGGAGTTCCAGCGGGTCGAGGTCGTGCTGGCCCCGTACGAGGCCTGA